A window of Flexibacter flexilis DSM 6793 contains these coding sequences:
- a CDS encoding CARDB domain-containing protein: MKKLLTFFWVLLSVQLSIAQQVVIPADNSNDFNNRRPLSGWYGYECSHMLYTSSEIGFSGNITAISFYLNSTDSPADSPVEVYFKQSSNTSISASTISDAQSGATLVWSGTITSDNFIADDWVTITLTSPFAYNNGSNLEILVKNSAGGMGVEPSGTAKQFRHSTTSDTQYQYWYDDYAESIYSGYTSSSRPNIRINFATSAPNSVGVSSVLSPKGSCNLSASTPVSIVIRNNGTAAQNNVTIPVFYSINGGAAVAGSFTGTLASGATANYTFPTNANLGTPGTYVFKFWTAMSGDASTADDTLKNYSVTKIPSANISNVDFGGYTGDNLNTVFTGWNEGSGQAKPTGNSSNWGSNPTAWTNTFYPDDTVAAVNLYTTGKKEWIYSPMFTPVSAGAISFKVALREYSNTSAVSAMGSDDSLNIRVTSDCGATWHTIYSITAANAPTVLEKTEFSFPLSAYAGQEIRIGFFATEGTNDDSEDYWLILDDINVLTLAPNNVGVTKIISPVGSCGLSASTPVIVRIKNFGTAAQSNIPVQYTINGGTPVTATYTTSLDPGAEVNFTFPTSANLSTPGTYLIEAKTLLVGDVDANNDAASGSSIKIQPYVLNSVDFGGYTGDNLGSIFPGWAEGQGQNKPTNITSGWTSNPAAWTNTFYPDDTVAAVNLYTTGKKEWIYSPLFVPTEANAISFKLALRSYSNTSVISAMGSDDSLNVKVTTDCGATWQTVYSITAANAPTALEKTEFSMPVYPYFGQEIKVGFFATEGSLDDIEDYWIILDDIQLITLFPNNTGITQIVSPVGNCGLSGNTPITVKIRNFGTSPQSNIPVQYAINGGTPVTTTYTDVLAPGATANFTFPVTVNLSTPGNYSIEAKTVLAGDMETTNDAVSSVVTKIGAGAFVSVNFNGFTGANLNTKFPGWSEATGQAKPTGTTSSWTSNPTAWTDTFYPNDTVASFYVSSFSALGNGWLVSPLYNVNTSDGLSFKLALRQSSNTSAVATMDIDDSVSVRITNDCGATWQTIYSVTAANAPTVLEKTEFVVPLTAFVGQEIQIGLFATEGTSYSNSSYYILVDDIQIEALVPNNVGITSILAPSGACG, encoded by the coding sequence ATGAAAAAATTACTTACTTTCTTTTGGGTGTTATTATCTGTACAACTTAGCATTGCTCAACAGGTAGTCATTCCAGCAGACAACAGCAACGACTTCAATAACAGAAGACCCCTAAGTGGATGGTATGGATATGAATGCTCCCACATGCTTTACACAAGTTCTGAAATTGGCTTTAGCGGTAATATCACAGCTATTAGCTTTTACCTAAATTCAACAGATTCTCCAGCAGATTCTCCCGTCGAAGTTTACTTCAAACAATCCTCCAACACTAGTATTTCGGCCTCAACAATTTCAGACGCACAGTCTGGTGCTACATTAGTTTGGAGTGGGACGATTACTTCCGATAACTTTATTGCAGATGATTGGGTTACCATTACACTAACAAGCCCATTTGCCTACAATAACGGCAGTAATTTAGAAATTTTAGTAAAAAATAGTGCAGGTGGTATGGGCGTAGAACCTAGTGGTACAGCCAAACAATTTAGGCATTCCACTACAAGCGACACTCAGTATCAATATTGGTATGATGATTATGCTGAATCTATTTATTCGGGATATACCTCATCATCTCGCCCTAATATTCGTATAAATTTTGCGACTTCTGCTCCTAATAGTGTAGGAGTAAGTAGTGTACTGTCTCCTAAAGGTTCTTGTAACCTCAGTGCAAGCACTCCAGTTTCCATTGTTATTCGTAACAACGGAACGGCTGCACAAAATAACGTAACCATCCCAGTTTTTTATAGTATAAATGGTGGTGCTGCGGTAGCTGGTTCATTTACAGGTACATTAGCTTCTGGTGCTACTGCGAACTATACTTTCCCTACGAATGCTAACTTGGGTACTCCAGGAACGTATGTATTTAAGTTTTGGACTGCAATGTCTGGCGATGCATCTACGGCAGATGATACATTAAAAAATTATTCTGTAACAAAGATACCCTCTGCCAATATTAGTAATGTAGATTTTGGTGGATATACTGGTGATAATTTAAACACCGTATTTACAGGTTGGAATGAAGGCAGTGGTCAGGCAAAGCCTACGGGAAATTCCTCTAACTGGGGCAGCAATCCTACTGCATGGACTAACACGTTTTATCCTGATGATACTGTCGCAGCTGTCAATCTTTATACTACTGGCAAAAAAGAATGGATTTACAGTCCAATGTTTACTCCTGTAAGTGCTGGAGCGATCTCTTTTAAAGTAGCATTAAGAGAGTATAGTAATACTAGTGCTGTTTCCGCTATGGGTTCTGATGATTCACTAAACATAAGAGTTACTTCGGACTGTGGAGCTACTTGGCATACAATTTACAGCATTACCGCAGCTAATGCACCTACGGTTCTTGAAAAAACAGAATTTTCTTTCCCCCTTTCTGCCTATGCAGGACAAGAAATTAGAATAGGATTCTTTGCCACAGAAGGTACAAATGATGACTCTGAGGATTATTGGTTAATACTTGATGATATAAATGTCTTGACGCTAGCTCCTAACAATGTTGGTGTTACTAAAATCATATCTCCTGTAGGAAGTTGTGGTCTTTCTGCTAGTACTCCTGTAATTGTTCGAATCAAAAACTTTGGTACAGCAGCTCAGTCAAACATTCCTGTACAATATACGATCAATGGAGGTACTCCTGTAACTGCTACTTATACCACAAGTTTAGATCCTGGAGCGGAGGTTAATTTTACTTTCCCCACTTCTGCTAACTTATCTACTCCTGGTACTTATTTAATAGAAGCCAAGACGCTACTTGTAGGTGATGTTGATGCAAACAATGATGCGGCATCAGGTTCTTCTATCAAAATTCAACCTTATGTGTTAAACTCGGTTGATTTTGGAGGATACACTGGAGATAATCTCGGAAGTATATTTCCAGGTTGGGCTGAAGGTCAGGGTCAAAACAAACCAACAAATATAACCTCTGGCTGGACCAGCAACCCTGCTGCATGGACTAACACTTTTTATCCTGATGATACTGTCGCGGCTGTCAATCTTTATACTACTGGCAAAAAAGAGTGGATTTACAGCCCTTTATTTGTTCCTACAGAAGCTAATGCCATAAGTTTTAAATTGGCACTCAGAAGTTATAGCAACACTAGTGTTATCTCTGCAATGGGTTCTGACGACTCCTTAAACGTTAAAGTAACTACAGACTGCGGTGCGACTTGGCAAACTGTGTATAGCATTACGGCAGCCAATGCACCTACTGCTCTTGAAAAAACAGAGTTTTCTATGCCTGTTTATCCCTATTTTGGACAAGAAATTAAAGTAGGATTCTTTGCCACAGAAGGTTCTTTGGACGACATCGAAGACTACTGGATAATACTGGATGATATACAATTGATAACCTTATTTCCTAACAACACAGGCATTACGCAAATAGTATCCCCTGTTGGTAATTGCGGTCTTTCAGGTAACACGCCTATTACTGTCAAAATCCGTAATTTTGGAACATCTCCACAATCTAATATTCCTGTTCAATATGCTATCAATGGTGGAACTCCTGTTACTACAACTTATACAGACGTTTTAGCACCTGGCGCAACTGCCAACTTCACGTTTCCTGTAACTGTCAACCTTTCCACTCCTGGCAACTATAGCATTGAAGCAAAAACAGTGTTAGCGGGAGATATGGAAACAACCAATGATGCAGTTTCTTCTGTAGTTACAAAAATTGGTGCTGGAGCATTTGTTAGTGTAAACTTTAATGGCTTTACTGGTGCTAATTTAAATACAAAGTTTCCTGGATGGAGCGAAGCAACTGGCCAAGCTAAACCTACGGGTACAACCTCTTCTTGGACTAGCAATCCTACTGCATGGACGGATACTTTTTATCCTAATGATACTGTCGCATCTTTCTACGTTAGTTCATTTAGTGCTTTAGGTAATGGATGGCTTGTAAGTCCTTTGTATAATGTTAATACATCCGATGGCTTGTCTTTCAAACTAGCATTACGCCAGTCGAGTAATACAAGCGCAGTGGCTACAATGGACATCGACGACTCTGTAAGTGTAAGAATAACCAATGACTGTGGTGCTACATGGCAAACCATTTATAGCGTAACAGCAGCTAATGCACCTACTGTTTTAGAAAAAACAGAGTTTGTGGTACCTCTTACCGCCTTTGTTGGACAAGAAATACAAATTGGTTTATTCGCCACAGAAGGAACTAGTTACAGCAATAGCTCTTATTACATATTAGTAGATGATATTCAAATAGAAGCTCTTGTTCCTAACAATGTAGGTATAACATCTATTCTTGCACCAAGTGGAGCTTGTGGTA